The following proteins are co-located in the Lagenorhynchus albirostris chromosome 2, mLagAlb1.1, whole genome shotgun sequence genome:
- the LOC132516382 gene encoding small ribosomal subunit protein eS4, X isoform-like: MACGPKKHLKRVAAPKHWMLDKLTGVFAPRPSTGPHNLRECLPLVIFLRNRLKYALTGDEVKKICMQHFVKIDGKVRTDITYPAGFMDVISIDKTGENFRLIYDTKGRFAVHRITPEEAKYKLCKVRKVFMGTKGIPHLVTHDARTIRYPDTLIKVNDTIQIDLETGKITDFIKFDTGNLCMVTGGANLGRIGVIANRERHPGSFDAVHVKDANGNSFATQLSNIFVIGKGNKPWISLPRGKGIRLTIAEERDKRLAAKQSSG; the protein is encoded by the coding sequence ATGGCTTGTGGTCCCAAGAAGCACCTGAAGCGCGTAGCAGCTCCAAAGCATTGGATGCTGGATAAACTGACTGGTGTGTTTGCTCCTCGTCCATCTACCGGTCCCCACAATCTGAGGGAATGTCTCCCTCTAGTTATTTTCCTAAGGAACAGACTTAAATATGCCCTAACAGGAGATGAAGTAAAGAAGATCTGCATGCAGCATTTCGTTAAGATTGATGGCAAGGTCCGCACTGATATAACCTACCCTGCTGGTTTTATGGATGTCATCAGCATTGACAAGACTGGAGAGAATTTTCGTCTGATCTATGACACCAAGGGTCGCTTTGCTGTTCATCGTATTACACCTGAGGAGGCCAAGTATAAGTTATGCAAAGTGAGAAAGGTCTTTATGGGGACAAAAGGAATCCCTCATCTGGTGACCCATGATGCTCGCACCATCCGCTACCCTGATACCCTCATCAAGGTGAATGACACCATTCAGATTGATTTGGAGACTGGCAAGATTACTGATTTCATCAAATTTGACACTGGTAACCTGTGCATGGTGACTGGAGGTGCTAACCTGGGAAGAATTGGTGTGATCGCTAACCGGGAGAGACATCCTGGTTCTTTTGATGCAGTTCATGTGAAAGATGCCAACGGCAATAGCTTTGCCACGCAGCTCTCCAACATTTTTGTTATTGGCAAAGGAAACAAACCATGGATCTCTCTTCCTCGTGGAAAGGGTATCCGCCTTACCATTGCTGAGGAGAGAGACAAGAGACTGGCAGCCAAACAGAGCAGTGGATAA